The Pelobates fuscus isolate aPelFus1 chromosome 2, aPelFus1.pri, whole genome shotgun sequence genome has a segment encoding these proteins:
- the LOC134586139 gene encoding serine/threonine-protein kinase SBK1-like: protein MDIYENLEDQIGDMFQLIQKLGQGSFGQVLMAKERKSGESVALKMVSKDRMELENFLTEVRFAFLLSQCHRIITTHATIIETMDYYIFSQELATAGTLHSIIETEVGIPEEKVKRCAAQLADALEYMHSRDLVHRDLKTDNVLLMDKECYQVKLGDFGFTQPVGTLVSSMSHIIPYMSPELCHLQKDEFLVVHPSLDIWALGVLLYVILTGLYPWEGAVWHDQDFKRFTEWQESGDLDFPPLDWGRFTRDAIKMFSQLLSLDPTARPSSDGVLEYLSVSWSFNQSFIEMDIAEEVEIETTAC from the exons ATGGATATCTATGAGAACCTAGAAGATCAAATTGGTGATATGTTCCAACTAATTCAAAAGTTAGGCCAGGGCAGCTTTGGCCAAGTCCTGATGGCTAAGGAAAGAAAATCAG GAGAATCAGTGGCATTAAAGATGGTGAGCAAAGATCGAATGGAGCTAGAAAACTTTCTTACCGAAGTCCGCTTCGCTTTCCTACTTTCTCAATGTCATAGGATTATAACCACCCATGCTACCATTATTGAAACAATGGATTATTATATTTTCTCACAGGAGCTGGCCACAGCTGGCACACTTCACTCAATCATTGAGACCG aggttggAATTCCAGAGGAGAAAGTTAAGCGCTGTGCGGCACAGTTAGCAGATGCTTTGGAATACATGCATAGCAGAGACCTAGTGCACAGGGACTTGAAGACGGACAATGTCTTACTTATGGACAAGGAATGTTACCAGGTTAAACTGGGTGACTTTGGGTTCACCCAGCCCGTTGGTACCCTTGTCTCATCCATGTCACACATTATTCCGTACATGTCTCCAGAACTTTGCCACCTTCAGAAGGATGAGTTCCTTGTTGTTCACCCCAGTCTGGATATCTGGGCGCTTGGAGTCCTACTGTATGTGATTCTAACTGGGTTGTACCCATGGGAAGGAGCTGTATGGCATGACCAGGACTTCAAAAGGTTTACTGAATGGCAAGAAAGTGGAGACTTGGATTTCCCCCCTCTGGACTGGGGCAGATTCACTAGGGATGCAATTAAAATGTTCTCCCAGTTGCTCTCTTTGGACCCCACTGCAAGACCCTCCAGTGACGGTGTATTGGAATATTTAAGCGTATCTTGGAGCTTTAACCAAAGTTTCATCGAAATGGATATTGCAGAGGAAGTGGAAATTGAAACAACAGCGTGCTAG